The Capsicum annuum cultivar UCD-10X-F1 unplaced genomic scaffold, UCD10Xv1.1 ctg78182, whole genome shotgun sequence sequence aaaatacaaataagtGTTTCTTTTAACTTGCAAATACGTTTATACAATGCTTTAATTTTTAAAAGCTTGCAGGAAATTTTGAACGGCTCTTTCAATAACTTAATGTcacaaaaagcaaaaaaataaaaaagtaattataaatttaatcttttatattaGTTCGAATCTAGACTTATAAGCGTCAaacaaatataaaactttaatagttttgaaattttattgtttAGATATGattaatctaaataatattgttgAAATTATGGAACAAATTATACTTATTTGATAAATTACATACTATATTTATATCTTGAGGTTGGGCCCGGGCTTAACACGGACCCCCCGTGactagtatataaatatatatataaagaaaataacccccccccccccttccttCTTTCCCCACTCCATTCTAACCCTCCCCTCTCTCACTACCTCAACTATCATCTTTTCCATCATCTCTTTTCCAAGAAAATCACCATTACTAAACTCCATATAATATCTCTATAAACCTTAAAAAATCCTTCTCTAAgttttttcaccaaaaaataaaagaaaagtttaccaaaatccccccccccccccccccccaacaaaaaaaaaagactctGAAGATCTTTCATCACTTCAttctttttctatctttatttaatttcttcaaatGGCTACAtccaattaccaaaaaaaatcatcatcatcatcatcaactcaTCACAAAATATGTGCATCATtgacttatttattttctattgattGCTAAAATAGAGAAATCTAGAAATTGCATTTTAAGTGTTTCTTCTTCATCTATCAAAACGTCAATTGAATCGATGCTTCATCCATCCTCCACCCCTTTAATGAAAATAGTGTAAATGAAGGAAAAATGGTGTGTACTTAacgaaaatgaaaatgaaatttacgcacaagaaagaaaatggagcggggtcaattttttttttattggggGTGGGTGTGCGGTTGCTGATGAGGGGAGTGGGGAAGGAGGAGGCGAAGAAGAAAACATGTTGGGGGTGGGTGGGGTGGTTCCGGATAGGGGTGGGGAGTGTGAAGAAGAAAACATTTTGGAGGTGGGTGGGGTGGTTGCAGATgagggagggggagggggggggggggggtgaagaaGAAAACACGTTTGCGGGgggttgcatatatatatatatatatatatatatattactattaaattatatataaaattattttttaaaaatacttttattatGTGGCTTCGACGTGGCATTGACGTGGCGTTGATGTGTGAGTGCTTGTAATGCACTTTCCGTTATGAGAGTGGTATTATGTATTTAGGGTAGTAGTTAATTCATTCGAAAATTATTAAGGGGGTATATAATTGCTCGTGTAGTTTAGGGTATAAAGTAAGTTATGCAAACTTTATGAGAATGAGTTTCTATACGTGATTTTGATAATAATGATACAACACCTTTGTGCttttaaaataagaaacaacGCACAAGTAAGAAAAGAAAGTTTCTTTCAAAATATGTACATCTTAAACAAATAGTTTTCTTTCTCTTAACATTTCAACATTGTTCAAAGTTAATTCCCTAATAATGAAACAAAAAGTTTACATAAATTAACACCACCAAGTTTTTGTGGACTCTACATTATACGTTCAAAAAATATGCTTACTAACAGTTCGAGAAATATGCTGCTAACGGCCtttgaattatggagaaaattcatattaaattcaaatctttctgttTGAGAAATACACAACTAATGATCcttgaattatggagaaaatcaagagagaagaatcaaggaacAAACAAAATTGTATCCAcattgtttatcaataaaaacacttatttcttcataatttatttgtgtttgaagtttATCTCCCATTAgtaaaatttgttgcaaatagAGTTTTCAAGAGGATATAAAAACAAAGCAAAATTTAAGAATGATAGATTTGTCAtacatatttcatataaaaaGCTATCGACAGATAACATAGATCCTAAAAACTATTCAAAACgttgtaaaataataattacatactCTAATTTAGAAACAGTATCTTGCACAAATGTAAGGTAAGGTTTCGTACAacacacccttgtggtggggcccttctccgAACCCTGCACATAACAGAGATTTTAGTGCGGAACTatcctttttcttatttataagcTAAAGCGTCAAATATCATAATTTGGTTGGATATCTATTCAAGAATCAAATCAATATAACGTTCATAAAGCTCCACAATTGATAATTTTATACCCAATAATGTTAGTAAATGAAGGTTTTACCGCTAATTCATATTACGttcattattagttttttttacaAATTCGTTTTTCTAATCTAAGTAGGCATTTTCTGTTTAGattcaaaagttaaaatttttataGTATCTTATTATAAAATAATCTAAATGCGCATAAAATACTGATTGAATATCATCACCATACAAATGTACTATATGCGAACATAATAGATCAATGATTCTTCTAAATGATAATCATATCATGACATGACATAATGAAAATTACCAAtattaaaacaatcaaacaatGGCGGTAGCACTTGTGCAACTACATTAACAACCTTAGACTTATCAAAAAAAATCTCACACCAATAAACTTAAACTTTGTAAAACTAAAACTCCgataatttctccaaaaatgACGAAGTTCgaatttaatttctaaaatattattaaaaatagaaattacaAAGTTGATCCATTTCTAAATACGTAAATGCAATCAATTTAGAGTTAAGTAAAGTCCTTATTGGGGTTTCCTATGGTGTTTGTGTAGTAGAGCAAGTTGTgcatttttattatgtattaattaatgaaaaatcaacccctttttagCGCTAATAAAGGATTGAAATAAGGAaattctatctatctatatagAAATATTTATGTAGATTACTCCACCTTTGAAGAATGAGTGtggatttaaatttaaattcacatGTGCTAAACTTAATCTAATGCAACTAGCTAGGTTAAGTGTCTTGTAGTAAGACAAGTAGTTATGAATCCTGTAGATCATCCCCATAGGGTGGTGAAGAGAGAGTTTCGACTGATAGAAAAAAATCACTTAGCCCCTTAAGGTTATCCTGCTTTTcgaagaagaagtagaaaaaggaacaaatataattataatttgatgTTTCGTCGCCACAgtaaatggaagagaaaattGAACCTTTTTCTTAGCTGGTCTGACAGTGTGTGGAGGATCAAAAGGTcctattcactttttttttttttttttttttttacttttgaaagttgttgttttcttatatttattgttTCGTACAAAAATTCTTTGTTCATTAATCAATGGAAGAACCAATTAGTTGTAGCAGGATCTGTCACTTTCACAGATGTGGAGTCAGGATCTGGGGTTTATGGATTTAAATAGAGGTTGGAAATGGCGGGTCGAGTTAGATATGTGTGGATAAAAAAAGAATtggataaaaatgaataaattatctgACCACCTATAATTGATATGGATTAGAAAATGAGTAAATCGACAAATAAATACATATCGAtctatattatgtaaaaaaaaaaaagaactttcaGATTACAAATACTGTTAACATGTAAAAAAATGAGACATCAAGTGTAGAGTAACCATGGAACCATTGGAAGGTTCTAGAGAGAGAAATGGAGAAAACGGTTTCTTTCCATTATCAATACCCAGAAAATGAAAAGATGAAGAATacaaaaatatcttctccatGTATTGGATCGGGTcccatgtgtatatatatatatttagtaggtccaaatacaaatacaaaaacactacacataaatataatatctatTGTGAGGTCCACTATTTACAAGCCAGTATTAAGTAACTCCAACACCCCTCCGCAAGTTGGAGGGGGAAAGAACTCCCAACTTGGGAAGATGATCATGATGTTGAAGTCCAGTGAGGCATTTGGTAAACATGTCAGCAAACTAAGAGGAACTGCATGTGTGAGATAAGGAGATCAGTCCATCAGAAAGCTTAGTTCGAACAAAGTGACAGTCCAACTCTGTATGCTTTGTTCGCTCGTGAAAGATGGGATTCCTAGCAATATGGATAGCAACCTGATTATCACACAACAAAGGCACAAGTGTTAGACTAGATAAACCAAAATCAGACCGTAGACAAGTGATCCAAGTGATCTCAACAGCCGCCTTACTCATGGCCCTATACTTAGCCTCAGCCgaagaaagagaaatagtaaCCTGTTTCTTAGATTTCCAACTAACCAGACTGTCGCCCAAGAATATACAAAAACCAGTCATAGATTTGCAACTATCAGCATAAGCACCCCAATCACTATCACAATAAGCAGTAAGAGACAAATCAGGAGATGCCGAAAGGAAAATGCCAGATTTACTAGTACCCTTGATATATCTGAGTAAATGCAATGCAACATTCATGTGGGGAACACAAGGATGTTGCATATATTGGATAAAATATTGTACAACAAAGCAAATATCAGGTTGCGTATGTGTGAGAAAATTGAATTTCCCAACTAAACATCTGTAATCAGTAGGATTAGGAAGGGGATCACCAACATTGGCCTGAAGCTTGGTATTAAGCTCAAGTGGACAAACCATAGGGGAACAATCCTGACTGTTGTAGAACTTTAACAAGTCAGAAATAAACTTCCTTTGGTGGAGTAACACCCCAGAAGGAGTATAAAGAACTTGTATGCCCAAGAAATAGTTAAGAGAACCCAAATCTTTGATCCAAAAATATGAATGCAAGTAAGACTTGAGAGCAACAATTTCAACCAAATCACAACCAGTCAggataatatcatcaacatatatagCCAGTAACACCAAGGAATCACCAGACCCTTTTTGAAAAGGGAATAATCATTGAGGGAGTGAGTATACCCCCTGGAGTAAAGGGCTTGAGAGAGCTTGGCATACCACTTCCTAGAAGCTTGTATCAGCCCATAGAGAGACTTTTGAAGCTTGCAAATAAGAGGACCAGTAGTGGAAGAAGAGCTAGCTGGATAATCAATAGTCAAACCAGGAGGGAGCCTCATGAATACCTCCTTATCAAGATCCCCATGTTTATTCAATACTTCACTAGCTAACTCAAAATATTCAACACTTTTATAGATTTTCTTAGATAAGGAATTAAGAAGCCAAAATAGAATGAGATCGTTACATCTCTACCATTGTCTGGCCAAAGGAGAATTAGATGAAGGTCATACTGTACTTGCATCAACAAATTCAAGCTTATTGTGCACTGAAAGAGTGACTAGAATAGTCTGTTTCCAACTAGAATAACCAGTGCCGTCAAACAGAATAGCAACAAGTGAACCCCCTAGAATATCAGAAGGGTGAATATACAGTGGGTGACAGGGATGAGTATAATTGTAACTCCCTAAATCTTGTACCCGGAATGCTATACGATGATCATGACCccaaagtaccacaagctaacccatgactgatatctgtacctgtataatgcatgatatactgtataaatacaaaaacatgaactgaaaggccataaggttcaaatatgtaacataactgataaaatataacatctgggggggggtatgaaatacccaaaacaacttaaataaactgtctgaaacatgatagtctgaaaaccCTCTAACtttctaaataagaagttgatgggatatgttttcaactaactctaactactgtaATAGACTTAGTAATGACAAAATAAAGTAAGGGTCAAGTccttaaaagatgaggactcactgctaaaccTGGCTGCTAAAatttggaatgctactgatgctctggagctcgtgcttcttaacctatggtataatacaccatagcgtaaatgcgtcagtatatttgaatgtactggtatgcatgtgaggtaggctgaatgcaaagggttcacatgcatgaactatactaactgactggataacatgaacgtgagaatgcatgcatgattacataataactgtaactgagtttgtgataacatgatttctGAGATTGAGTACTGaaaacatgagatactgataactgtataactaatactgagcaactgtatctgacagtctaggttttaATGGAACTAGttaagttccatactattctgagttgactgtatctgacagtcctaaattctataactaaaactgtgggaagtaatcatctaattgacatgccccaaataacgcattatagctgagttggggtccaatctataaccttaAGTAGAAGGGtctaataccgcgccactagtaaggacaagttgtgggtaaccctcatctgacagtgtccccaaaagagaatagtggccccctcatctaacagtgcttatccacctcatcaacccttatctgacagtgttgatgtctcaacctatgctagttacatagttctagaatgcaaggattgcttctaagaatcacaccctcatctgacagtgtgttttcatccttgggttcactcggtgctaatttctactcccatctgaatagacaatgaacatgattaactgaactggactacactaaattcatggagttctattaactgatgaaatactattgagattactgaattactgagtatTCCTGAGTCTCATgaccgactgagttctatggatcatggcttgactgaggatatcatgaaaacatgacactagctctaggtacatagctaaattatcggttATTAAATACCCCTAGCACTCGATATcgtaaaagtaattcatggcataaattctaaagcacaacaatggctacacacatatccataatccattgactaagacattttatcaaacacttgacatgcataaacttgtatatgaatggggatttcatattatcatactagtatggcacttttccttcccataggaatttaatcaaacacgtagtgagcatagtatatgtagactaCATTGCAccacaagtaaacatcatgattcaattctagtttcacaattcaagggtttaaaacatgggttcacatgaatctacatatataataactaattccacataaaatttatcaccaaacatggattagaatttaattggtcgttatcaacatgaataaaaacaaacccaacatggaattcataaaaatccatatacttgaactttgaaaagagattcttgggcttcatggatgaaaggattccatgaatgaatactatgcatacctgagttaatgaatctggaaggattgatggatagttcttgtgatttggcccttgaatttgagagctagggttcttattcttgagagagagcaactcaatttaggaaaaatagagtgaataatgatatccttagttcatgtagggttaaattgcatgtttaaggttgaattaaaatcatgggaaaagacccagtTAACCCTAGACGCGTCTTTTAAAATTTGTGAAAATTTCTCGacttggacccctggcgcgatgcagcgctatcgcgctgtgtcactggaatttgacaactgagaAATTAGACGACAGGGCAACACAGGGACATCGCGGagcttcactggaatttgacaattgggatttgggAGCCCTCCGCAATGTGGTGAAATCgcggagtcttactggaaattgacgaatgtcattttggcttatggagCTATGCGCcgctgactaatatggcactattttatgatggggacttgaaatagtcataacttcttaccgattatcggatttgggagaatcttatatcgatggaaagcttattgaatttcccacatgacaaaagtgaaaatcttgaaaattccatgtgtataaaagtggatcCATCTTTAAAACATGTCTgtaacatttttgggataaattcaagataggtaaaagtacggggtattacaataagcaTCCCTGTGAAACTCAATTTGAGGTGAGACAGTAGACCTACTCGTAGGAGATGAGGATGGAACGTCATCCATTGGTCAAATCACGAAATAGAGAAGATGACAATAAAATACTAGCCTCTTTTAAAACTAGAAAGAGAAATGATCTCATCTATTGCAACTTTGATTAACCGTTGAGAAAACCCAAAAACTATTGCAACTCCAATTAACCAGTGAGAAAACCCAAAAATTCTCCACAAATCACTGCAACTCTAGAATCTCCGATGACGAAGAACAAATTTCATCCGGTCATtgaaaaaaaactagaaaaccTCAGAAACCCCTTGAGAACCATGGAAAATCGAGAATCGATGATGAAAACCTTagagaccaaaaaaaaaaatacttcaccAATCATAAAAAAATGCACCAAATGAACGAGGGAACCCAAATCTATCAGTAACctatctctgataccatgttaatatgTAAAAAAATGAGGCATCAAGTGTAGAGTAACCATGGAACCACTGGAAGGTTCTAGAGAGAGAAATGGAGAAAATGGTTTCTTTCCATTATCAGTACCCAGaaaatgaaaagataaagaatacaaaaatatCTTCCCCATGTATTGGATCGGGTCCCATGTGTATATACATACATTTAGTAGgcccaaatacaaatacaaaaacaccAGAAAATTGCATGCCATAGACCAAATATGGGTGACTTTACATATTTGACCCCAAATAAGAATGTCTTTGAAGAATagccttccttactttttaacatactaaaagtaccattttacccctccgcacctcaaatatatttttaatctttccatactcatttatctctcaaattttgttttttttattaatttcactttttattttttcctttacttttattattctactttttttcactcttcttttttctttaaatttattattgtgatttttattattttcaatttttatttttttttaattttatttttatgttttacctATTGCAATAAGCTCAGGTGACGAGAAATTTCATAAAGCTACAAAAAAAGTTCATCTCAAAGCTTGAGCTTCGGATTTCTCTCTTCCCTTTAGTGTAATTTCATTCTAactttagggtttttgattttgcCATTCATCTCTCTGCACTTTAGGTAATTTCTCTCATTTTATCTTAATCTTATTGCATGCATTTGAAGTATTTGTTACCTAGCAATTTTTTGGAGCTAAAAACCACTTTTCTTTTCCATTAATCACATTCTACAATGCATAGATTAATTTataaactctattttttttctatctaCATCACCTTGATGAAAATGCGTTTTGGGTGGTTTCTCTACTCACTGATCTCACTATTGTCCAGTCAGTAGGTTGTTTAGATTTGGATTTTAGGTGTTTTGTGTAGCTATTgggtcaatttttttttccaatgaATTTTATTTTGCGACTTGATTCttgttttttagttaatttttaatttgatagttgtttttatctttatAACTCTACAGATTTTGGTAATCATGTCTAGCAAGACAAATCGTGTCGAGTAATTTATTGATCCTAATGATTGGTTCAAGTCAGACCCCCGTTGGAGAAGGGATTCAAATTATCATACAATGATAACGAGCTTTTTGGATGACACACAGTTGTTATTGTTAGAGAAAGGATTTTttggaaatttgatgaaattaggTACCATATATGGCAGATTTTGATTTGGATGATTCGCAATCCATTTTTTATCAGAAGCATCCTTTCATCTGTGACATCGAAACATTTGATAATCTGTCGAGCTTGAACACTGATTTTTGGGCGTTCATCGAGTGTGGATTGAATACGTCAAAATGGTAGGTTTACTAtctttaagatttttattttgtcattttgtaaTTATGGTAACACATATATTCTAATTGTAttcttttttcatgtattttaagtgccaaaaatatatacgttaaagaaaaagatatgctGCCCGAATGTTTAGTGTTTGGCTCTTGTGGTGTGGATTCAAAGGAGTGATTTTATTCACTTGCAACTTGTGGTCGACCTTTAAATGACACGGTATTATCACTTACTATCCTAATCTATATTTGGATTGGCTAATATCTACCTACTATCTTTGTAACTTTGGTGTAAAGTTGTAACTTTTTTATCCACTAGTAGAGCCAGGTGTATAGTTAGAGGGGCGAAAGTGGgtcattcaatttttagtttaatcttgatttttctacctattttaactttattttcatttcattgtAGAAACAAAGCCAATGCTATTAATAAGATCTCTCCTATTTCAATTCATCGTCCGATCACAAGATTTGGCTCATTTCTTGGTTGCATGATACTAAGTAGGCGCTTGGCGGTAGAATTTataaagttggagttgaagatagagtaatttttaatttgtatGTGGGGTTACTGACATTTCAGGAAGTTAGCTACAATAATCGCTAACAAACAGCAGAAACCAGCAGTTGAGGTATAGTGTCTATCCCCTCCTAGTTTATTTTATAACTGAGATGCTGTTAACATTGTATATCAACAAATAATAAATCTACCAATCCCAGTGGTACCAATTAGAAATGAAACAGAAGACTGCATTATTATCAATGCTGAAGATTACAAGGCCACTGGTTATTCTGACGTGTCAATATTTGTGCAATATACTGAAGCAATGATGGAGGAAATCGATAGGATGGTAAGCTTATATGATCTATATATCTTGGTTATGAATATAATTCTTGTGAATTTCCATTAATGTGTTAAATCTTTTATTCAGGATGAGGAAATTGAGATGGAAGATGCAGAAGATTGGTCAGTTGTGGACATAGATAGTTCTGATAAAAAGAATGAACTCACTGTATTGGAATACATTGATGACATCTATGGTTACTACAAGAAGGCTGAGGTAGATATGTTATCTCCACTCTCCCTATTTGTTTGTTTGAAGTTATATTTTGTTTATAACTTGTACATGCTTATtacccactgtgtgggaatacactgggtttgttgttgttgttgtacatacTCATTAGGATTATGGTGTGTAGAGTTAGCAGAAGTCCCATATTTTTCAACTGATTATCTAATTCTTTTGGATAGGATCTCATTAAGCTTAATAGATTGCCAAATTACTCATAAAATCTAGTCTAATTTCAATATGGACTGCAATTTTTAGTTAGTAAAATAATAGGTGCAGAACATAGGATATATAGAAACATGGAGGGTATACTTGGGTTGTTTCTATTGTGATGCTATTCTATCAAGGGTGATTATTGTTTCAATTTTAATTGGAAATCTGGAAAGAAATGGAGGTGTATTTTTTACCCCTTTCTTTTAATGTCATTTTCAATTGTAGATTGCTGGCTGCGTCTGTCCAAACTATATGGAACAACAATTTGATATCAATAAGAGGATGAGAGGTATCCTAATTGATGGACTGATTGAGGTATCTAGTATTTGCTGTTGCATGTCATTTCTAAGTTTTATGAAGAAGAATGTGATAATTTTAGGTGCCATTTAACGTCTAATCCAATTTATAGGTTCACTACAAGTTTGATCTGATGGAGGATACCTTGTATTTGGCTATGAATCTCATCGATAGATTCCTGGCAGTTCAGTCAGTGA is a genomic window containing:
- the LOC107856256 gene encoding uncharacterized mitochondrial protein AtMg00810-like — translated: MRLPPGLTIDYPASSSSTTGPLICKLQKSLYGLIQASRKCQDCSPMVCPLELNTKLQANVGDPLPNPTDYRCLVGKFNFLTHTQPDICFVVQYFIQYMQHPCVPHMNVALHLLRYIKGTSKSGIFLSASPDLSLTAYCDSDWGAYADSCKSMTGFCIFLGDSLVSWKSKKQVTISLSSAEAKYRAMSKAAVEITWITCLRSDFGLSSLTLVPLLCDNQVAIHIARNPIFHERTKHTELDCHFVRTKLSDGLISLSHTCSSS